A single genomic interval of Hemibagrus wyckioides isolate EC202008001 linkage group LG13, SWU_Hwy_1.0, whole genome shotgun sequence harbors:
- the LOC131363682 gene encoding zinc finger protein Pegasus-like — MRIERMESALRPGWTMNEMKAEPLDFVRDFQEYLDQQTHHVNALSASVNGEKSDEDLRTGVCEAEQSAMDHLASVEVRLDADGFERTGDGKFRCRYCSYASKGQARLIEHMRTHTGEKPHRCQLCPFSSAYERQLETHMRSHTGEKPYKCELCPFRCNDRSNLSHHRRRRHKLRRLTNAASTQTKPGTLFIGEDKPLLLSQPPANQEQDCGDGLRPGSPPQPRESYQREVKGHALTPPSQDPHADTLLSPESSPAQINAQTLYFCPHCQTYFGDNVLYTVHMGCHGYDQPFQCNVCGVHCSDKYEFACHFAQGQHRK, encoded by the exons ATGCGGATAGAGCGCATGGAATCAGCGCTGCGTCCTGGTTGGACAATGAACGAGATGAAGGCAGAGCCTCTGGACTTTGTGCGAGACTTTCAGGAGTATCTCGATCAGCAGACGCATCATGTCAACGCGCTGTCGGCGTCCGTGAACGGCGAGAAAAGTGACGAGGATTTGCGGACAG gtgtgtgtgaggcggAACAGAGTGCCATGGATCACCTGGCGTCCGTCGAGGTGCGTCTGGACGCGGATGGGTTCGAGAGGACGGGTGACGGAAAGTTCCGGTGTCGTTACTGCAGCTACGCCAGCAAGGGGCAGGCCAGACTCATCgagcacatgcgcacacacacag gagagaaGCCTCACCGTTGTCAGCTCTGTCCATTCTCCTCGGCGTATGAGCGTCAGTTGGAGACACACATGCGCTCTCACACGGGCGAGAAGCCGTATAAGTGTGAGCTCTGTCCGTTCCGCTGTAACGACCGGAGCAACCTGTCTCACCATCGCCGCCGCCGACACAAACTCCGCCGCCTGACCAACGCCGCCTCCACGCAGACCAAACCGGGAACACTGTTCATCGGCGAGGACAAGCCCCTCCTGCTTTCCCAACCGCCAGCCAATCAGGAGCAGGACTGCGGCGATGGGTTGCGTCCCGGTTCGCCTCCTCAGCCCAGGGAGAGCTATCAGAGGGAGGTCAAGGGTCACGCCCTGACCCCACCCTCTCAGGACCCTCACGCGGACACACTCCTGAGTCCGGAGTCATCGCCGGCGCAGATCAACGCCCAGACGCTGTACTTCTGCCCACACTGCCAGACGTATTTCGGAGACAACGTGCTCTACACCGTACACATGGGTTGCCATGGTTACGACCAGCCATTTCAGTGTAACGTCTGCGGTGTGCATTGCAGTGACAAGTATGAGTTCGCCTGTCACTTTGCCCAGGGACAGCACCgcaagtga